In one Rutidosis leptorrhynchoides isolate AG116_Rl617_1_P2 chromosome 8, CSIRO_AGI_Rlap_v1, whole genome shotgun sequence genomic region, the following are encoded:
- the LOC139862216 gene encoding protein PIN-LIKES 3-like, translating to MGFMDLFSAASMPVLKVLIVTALGSFLALDSIDILGEASRKHVNNLVFFVFNPALVASNLAGTITYESMIALWFMPVNILLTFIIGSALGWVLTIIAKPPQHLKPLILGTCAAGNLGNMLLIIIPAVCKEQGSPFGDSDVCNTNGTAYASLSMAVGAVFLWSYVYNLVRLCSGPAQDSGNNKSITVQNDLTESLLPSSAPSTPVNGKLKVKLNGMKQQLGKVLKQVNFKAIFAPSTFGAIVGFVIGTIAPMRKLIIGTTAPLRVIQDSATLVGNAAIPVVTLVVGGNLLKGLKGSGISLPIVLGIAAVRYVFLPLCGILVVKGALYFGLLHADPLYLFVLLLQFALPPAMNIGTIMQLFGAGESECSVIMLWTYCLASISLTLWSTFFMWLVT from the exons ATGGGGTTCATGGATCTGTTTTCAGCTGCTTCTATGCCTGTTCTAAAAGTACTAATTGTTACTGCACTTGGTTCATTTCTCGCATTGGATTCTATTGATATTTTAGGTGAAGCTTCAAGAAAACATGTCAATAAT CTTGTATTCTTTGTGTTTAATCCAGCGCTTGTGGCTAGTAACTTGGCTGGTACCATTACGTACGAAAGCATGATTGCATT GTGGTTTATGCCTGTTAATATACTATTAACGTTCATAATTGGATCGGCACTTGGATGGGTTCTTACGATCATCGCTAAACCGCCTCAACATTTAAAACCGCTCATCCTTGGTACTTGTGCAGCAG GGAACCTCGGAAACATGCTTTTGATTATAATACCAGCTGTATGTAAAGAGCAAGGCAGCCCATTCGGAGACTCTGATGTTTGCAATACAAATGGCACAGCTTATGCTTCACTATCTATGGCT GTTGGAGCTGTATTTTTGTGGTCCTATGTTTACAATCTAGTACGCCTTTGTTCGGGTCCCGCCCAAGACTCTGGTAACAACAAATCAATAACTGTTCAAAATGATTTGACCGAAAGTTTGCTTCCTTCCTCTGCACCATCTACTCCTGTCAATGGAAAATTGAAG GTGAAGTTAAATGGAATGAAACAACAGTTGGGGAAAGTTTTAAAGCAGGTCAATTTTAAAGCAATTTTTGCACCATCTACTTTTGGAGCG ATCGTGGGGTTTGTGATTGGAACAATCGCACCAATGCGCAAGCTAATAATAGGGACCACAGCGCCTCTTAGAGTGATTCAAGATTCTGCAACCTTAGTAGG GAATGCAGCCATTCCAGTTGTGACATTGGTTGTGGGTGGGAACCTATTAAAAG GACTTAAGGGGTCTGGTATCTCACTGCCAATAGTATTAGGAATAGCAGCAGTTCGATACGTTTTCTTGCCACTTTGTGGCATTTTAGTAGTTAAAGGAGCGCTTTATTTCGGTTTACTACATGCAGATCCTTTATATCTTTTCGTTCTGTTGCTACAATTTGCACTCCCACCAGCAATGAATATTG GTACAATAATGCAGTTATTTGGTGCTGGTGAAAGTGAGTGTTCCGTGATCATGTTATGGACATATTGTTTAGCATCAATCTCGCTTACCCTTTGGTCGACGTTCTTTATGTGGCTAGTTACTTAA